The Pyrus communis chromosome 8, drPyrComm1.1, whole genome shotgun sequence region CAACTACATGGTTTTTATCCAATAAACAAATGTTTGTAATGTAAATTATGATTCACCGAAAATAAACTTTTGCTCATTAAACATTGATAGATGACATGTCACACAAGGGTTTTGTGTCTAAGACTACATTATGCAGTAAGGCATAAACATAAGTTTTGGTGGGAGTTAAATCAAATTACCTAATGGCATTCacactttttggttttttgggaaaaataatTAGGGTaccaaattaattatatatctcTTAACAACATATTACtcataattttaattgttcatTCCAGGGAAATGAAGGTGGAAGAGGAAAGGATTGAGGCAGAGAAAATACGGGTaattaacacattttttttctccttttgtttTGGGTGCCATACTCATGTATTTTTatctcaaatttaaaatatgatTTGGAAGTACTCTGGCTCTGTGCTGATTGTGTTTTATGTGGTGTTGTACACCCAAAACAATTCTAAATGCATTTGATACCTCTCTTGGCAGTAGATTCTATATTGTCTGAATTCGTCCTATCAATCATGTCTTGTAAGATTATTTCATCCTGGTGCAGGTAAAAGAAGAGGCGGAGCAACTTGCTCGTATTTTTGAAACTGTTGGAGGTTTCAAGGTGAAGCGCAAAGGTGGAAAAGGAAAGTTAATTTTTGGAAGGTGAGTTGTATTCAGTGCGACATTAAATACTTCATGCAGTGTCTGCATATGAAATTTAACAGAGATATGTTTCTGCAGCGTCACCCCCCAAGATCTTGTTGACATAATCAAGGCACAACTGAACAGGTAAGTATCTTTTATCAAGAGTATGATCGATATATCATTCGCAATTTTCACACGAGCTCTGTTATTGTTATCTGAATTTTGTCCGCATGATATATACCATATAGTTTCATAACACAAGCATCAATACTTTTACGCTTAAGAACTACTGCAGGCTAGCAGCAGAATTTTGCTTTTAAATCGCAACaccccaaaaagaaaaagagggaaaagcAGCAAGAAGGATATATCCCCGGATCCAAACTTTCGATTAAGTCTTAAATTGTGACTCCTCGTTTTGaccaagaaaaagagagagaattcCATATTAATGCATTAGCTTAAATGGTTAGAAACTTCTCGTGAAGACCTTGCAAACATATCCCCGGAACCAAACTTTTCCAAACAGAAAAAGCTTGTGATAGTTTATTGTATGCTCGTGTATTTTGCAGTTTAAAAGTTTGTGATAATTTTATGTGTATGTGTGGATCGCAAATGGTGTGATATTTTGCAATTCAAATCTTTCATGCCGGTGtttgtcattttatcttttCCAAGCACACCCTGATTGCTCCATGTCCGTTCTTTCATTCATATGTAGGGAAGTGGACAAGCGCATTGTGTCGCTTCCAGATATTCGAGAGATAGGAGAGTATATTGCAGAACTGAAACTTCACCCAGAAGTCACTGCTAAAGTGCGAGTAATCGTTTCTGCTAACTAGGGATAAGCACCTCCGGGAGTCATTTCGAGGACCTACTTGAGCGGAGAATTCCCTTTTTGAGGTATTTGTGCAGGATGTACATGGCCAAAGTACCATCAACATCATGTATTTCATTCATATAGGCACCAATTGGAAGGAGGCAGTAATGTTAATGTAATGTAACGAAGGTAGAGATGTATAAATCTGATTTACCTGCCAACGTATTTTTGTTGTTCATtacatttacatttgattaagTACCACTTTTGGGCAAATTCTTTTTCCTCCATTTTCTATGTCAACCGTTTTCTTCTaggaaatatttatttttttattaaagagtTCAAAACTATAACAATAATTTAGGAGATGAGAGAGTTTCGAACCAGAAACGCATGGGTGAAAACTCAACACTGTATCGTCTaagaaatattatttgtttCTCGCAAGTGATAATTCTTCTTCTCAGCAAATCTTAGGACGACTTCAATTTTCACCCCAAGAAGACCCTACTTTTGGGTAAAAAGTTGttcagttttcttttcttttttgtaaaagaagagaaagttcAAAACATgcactggaaaaaaaaatgtggcaAAAAGTGATAAATTAAAATGTTGCTGCCCAGGATCGAACTGGAGACCTTTAGTGTGTAAGACTAACGTGATAACCACTACACCACAGCAACCTTGAGGTAATTGTGTTTAGATAACAAATATAAGTAAAACTTGTATCATATATGGGGCTAATGAAGGAGGATCATGGatgattaaatattaattaattatgttgcTGCCCAGGATCGAACTGGGGACCTTTAGTGTGTAAGACTAACGTGATAACCACTACACCACAGCAACGTATTGGCTGGCAACGCGTTTTATCTACCCTTTTGGTTTACTTATTTGAGACACCTTTCTGGCGCTCTTCATTTGTTTCAATTGATCCAAGCTATTTAATTTTCAAGCCTTATTTCTTGGATTAATAATGCAAAAAGTTGGATGAATCCAAAACtactaataatataaaaatagcCGAAAAAGGTATTTCAAGAAAATACTCAGCTAACAACCATTTCATTGAGTGGTTTAAAGGTTTTTGAATTTGAGTGTTTTTTTAAGGACGATATTTGAAGAAGTAcctaaaaattaaatggtttgaTTCGTTTGAATCATTCAAATACAATGTAGAGCTGAACCTACAACAAGATTCCTATAAGCTTAGTAAGAAATCACCCTTTTCTCCCAGTGACTTTAAGCATGGTTGGGATCGAACAGAGGCACTTATAGAGGGAGGTTATTAACCTCTTAATTTCTTACTTATAAGATTAGGCCTCTTAATTATTACCCTCTTAATTTCTTACTTATAAAGTTGGTGTTATTACCCTTAAAAAAGTCATTACAAactaaatacatacatataaacaaacCAAAGGCCTAAAGTTAACATATAAACAAGCAAAAAATGGGCCAAGATAAACAAACTACAAAAGGGCCAACCAACAGTTGAAGCCCAAACACACAAACGAAGTTACAGACTCCAAAAACATCTACTGCAtccgccaccgccaccgccataGTAATTCTCGATCCATCCAATTCCTCGTCCACAGCTGAGCATCGCCTCATCAATTGTAGAATCCGACCCTGATTTACCTCCCAAGCACAGCCACAAAGAAAGGATAGCCAACAACTAATCGAAAAAAGCCAACTATCAGGATGAAGTCCGTGGAAACGCACAAACAACACTATTTGTAAAGGAAAATAACAaggagaaggtggtggtgttggaaACACCCGAGCCGGTGTAAACACCGAAGCTCTACACACAATCTAAACAACATGCATGGCTAAAAATCAGAATGTGAATGAACAAAGAGGAGGGATACCAACTGGGCAAGAGGAACAAAATAGATTGGGATAAAAAGGTAGGGGAAAAAGCTATAGAAGCAAAGAACAGAGAAGATAAAGAGAGAAGCGGGAAACAGCGACCGACCCTGGTGAAAGCTAGGGTCGGCACCACCtgattttcttaaatttggaaGCCTCACACCAAACGTTGAGAGAGACTCTATAGGAGAGAAAGATTCCCACTCGGAGAGAACCGTGTAGGGGAGACCTTTGCTGCACTTGCTCCGAGTTCCACATTCTTTTACCCCTCCTACCATTTTTGT contains the following coding sequences:
- the LOC137743390 gene encoding large ribosomal subunit protein bL9c is translated as MASAASTLSWSSSSWLQSFAGNTNEATKLSDRRTGLVVVAQKKAKKARTIILKEDITDLGKKGQLLSVKAGYYRNYLLPLGKAQIVTPLLLKEMKVEEERIEAEKIRVKEEAEQLARIFETVGGFKVKRKGGKGKLIFGSVTPQDLVDIIKAQLNREVDKRIVSLPDIREIGEYIAELKLHPEVTAKVRVIVSAN